In Methanosphaera sp. ISO3-F5, a genomic segment contains:
- a CDS encoding DEAD/DEAH box helicase, with protein sequence MEKLKFKDLNISPEIQKAVEDMGFEEASPIQSLAIPQILAHKDVTGQAQTGTGKTAAFGIPLLENLDSNNKRLQAIILCPTRELAIQVAEELRKLSKYLPKIDVLPVYGGQPIDRQIKALQKGVQVIIGTPGRVMDHIDRRTIDLSAIKTVILDEADEMLDMGFREDIEYILEDIPFDRQFLLFSATLPPEIMQLAKRYQSNPEIVKITKHELTTPDVEQKYFEVKEDMKLELLSRLLDLNNFDLSLVFCNTKRKVDKLVSHLQIRGYLADGLHGDMTQNQRDRVMHKFKRGNLEILVATDVAARGIDVSGVEAVFNYDIPNDNEYYVHRIGRTGRAGKTGKAFSFVSGREIYQLRDIQRYAKTKIDQAPIPSISDVAEVKKDNFIEQLKERIETENISKEIYIIEKLIEEDYNSIDIAATLLKGIMDDSKYKEEEFGDTDAHEGFVRFFMSIGRKQNINVGTILNAVHEKTGLNGHQIGNIDIFDNFSFVEIPDANASDFYRFMGDTYIENKRVHIEPARPREKSNNNSEKKFRNHNKRSRRSRNFNPHRNDGYNKNDNYKRNNYSNDNYKKGHKRNTYRKTNYNNDYRNNYDNNNYRKNNYRNDEFEF encoded by the coding sequence ATGGAAAAATTAAAATTTAAGGACTTAAATATATCCCCCGAAATTCAGAAAGCTGTGGAAGATATGGGATTTGAAGAAGCATCACCCATACAATCATTAGCTATACCTCAAATATTAGCACATAAAGATGTTACAGGACAAGCACAGACCGGAACTGGAAAAACAGCAGCTTTTGGAATTCCTTTACTAGAAAATTTAGATAGTAACAATAAGAGATTACAGGCAATTATTTTATGTCCTACTCGTGAATTAGCAATACAAGTGGCTGAAGAATTAAGAAAATTATCAAAATACCTTCCAAAAATAGATGTGCTCCCAGTTTATGGAGGACAACCTATAGATAGACAGATTAAAGCTCTTCAAAAAGGAGTGCAGGTAATAATTGGAACTCCTGGAAGAGTTATGGATCATATTGATAGAAGAACTATTGATTTAAGTGCTATAAAAACAGTTATTCTTGATGAAGCAGATGAAATGTTGGATATGGGTTTTAGAGAAGATATAGAGTATATATTAGAAGACATACCATTTGACAGACAGTTTTTACTCTTCTCAGCAACATTACCTCCAGAAATTATGCAATTAGCCAAAAGGTATCAGAGCAACCCGGAAATTGTTAAAATTACAAAACATGAACTAACAACACCAGACGTGGAACAGAAATACTTTGAAGTTAAAGAAGACATGAAACTAGAATTATTATCAAGACTATTAGATTTAAATAACTTTGATTTATCATTAGTATTCTGTAACACTAAACGAAAAGTAGATAAGCTTGTTAGTCACTTGCAAATCAGAGGATACCTGGCAGATGGATTACACGGAGATATGACACAAAACCAGAGAGATCGTGTGATGCATAAATTTAAACGTGGAAACCTGGAAATACTGGTTGCAACTGATGTGGCCGCACGTGGAATTGATGTAAGCGGGGTTGAAGCAGTATTTAATTATGATATTCCTAACGATAATGAGTATTATGTTCATAGGATAGGCAGAACAGGAAGAGCCGGTAAAACCGGAAAAGCATTTAGTTTTGTTTCAGGCCGTGAAATATATCAATTAAGAGATATTCAGCGTTATGCAAAAACTAAGATAGATCAAGCACCTATACCATCAATTAGTGATGTTGCCGAAGTTAAAAAGGATAACTTTATTGAACAACTAAAAGAACGTATAGAAACAGAGAACATTTCAAAGGAAATATACATTATCGAAAAACTTATCGAAGAGGATTATAATTCCATCGATATTGCTGCAACATTACTTAAGGGCATAATGGATGATAGTAAGTATAAAGAGGAAGAATTTGGAGATACTGATGCACATGAAGGATTTGTACGATTCTTTATGAGTATTGGAAGAAAACAGAACATAAATGTTGGCACTATCCTTAATGCTGTTCATGAAAAAACAGGACTTAACGGTCATCAAATAGGAAATATTGACATTTTTGATAATTTCTCATTTGTAGAAATTCCTGATGCAAATGCTTCAGATTTTTATAGATTTATGGGAGATACATATATTGAGAATAAAAGAGTTCATATAGAACCTGCACGTCCTCGTGAAAAATCCAATAATAATTCTGAGAAAAAGTTCAGAAACCATAATAAACGTTCTAGAAGAAGCAGAAATTTTAATCCACACAGGAATGATGGTTATAATAAGAATGATAATTATAAGAGAAATAATTATTCTAATGATAACTATAAGAAAGGTCATAAGAGAAATACTTATAGAAAAACTAATTATAACAATGATTACCGAAATAATTATGATAACAACAATTATCGTAAAAATAATTATAGAAATGATGAATTTGAATTCTAA
- a CDS encoding amino acid ABC transporter substrate-binding protein, producing MTIFRKLFTLLIISLFVLSITNCVCAENSNSLDSKKSFVVGFNSEFPPFGYQADNGEYTGFDIELAKEVCERNNWTFIPQPITNWGTKNTELNSGMMDCIWSEFTINGREDEYTWSKAYFNNTQVVVVKADSNISSQKDLKDKDVEIQEGHSALNVLEKEKRSLMNSFKSLTKIKEYNTGFMDLESGVCDAIIVDVPLAKYHIKEKSADKFKILDEPIAFEQYGIAFKKGNDDLKNQVQKTLDEMYSDGTVNKIAQKYNAYEIEDSLLYP from the coding sequence ATTACAATTTTCAGGAAATTATTTACATTACTAATCATTTCATTATTTGTATTATCAATAACTAATTGTGTCTGTGCAGAAAATTCTAATTCATTAGATTCTAAAAAATCATTTGTAGTTGGTTTTAATTCAGAATTTCCTCCTTTCGGATATCAAGCTGATAATGGAGAATACACTGGTTTTGATATTGAACTAGCTAAAGAAGTTTGTGAACGTAACAATTGGACTTTTATTCCACAACCTATAACTAATTGGGGTACTAAGAATACTGAACTAAATTCTGGAATGATGGATTGTATATGGAGTGAATTTACAATTAATGGCAGGGAAGATGAATATACCTGGTCCAAAGCATATTTTAACAATACCCAAGTTGTAGTTGTTAAGGCTGACTCAAATATTTCATCACAAAAAGATTTAAAAGATAAAGACGTGGAAATTCAGGAAGGCCATTCAGCACTGAATGTTCTTGAGAAAGAGAAACGAAGCTTGATGAATAGTTTTAAATCTTTAACTAAGATTAAAGAATATAATACTGGATTTATGGATCTGGAATCTGGTGTTTGTGATGCAATAATAGTAGATGTTCCTCTTGCAAAATATCATATAAAAGAGAAAAGTGCCGATAAATTTAAGATATTAGATGAACCTATTGCTTTTGAACAGTATGGTATTGCATTTAAAAAGGGAAATGATGACCTTAAAAATCAAGTTCAGAAAACGTTAGATGAAATGTATTCTGATGGTACTGTTAATAAGATTGCTCAAAAATATAATGCATATGAAATTGAAGATTCATTATTATATCCATAA
- the lonB gene encoding ATP-dependent protease LonB: MLIDQIIGQEEAVEKIKKAAKQRRNVLLIGEPGIGKSMIAKAMAELLPPEELQDILIYPNLEDPNNPLVGVMPAGQGAKIIENSKKNVKSQEERKNILTVAIIGLIMAIGFITGQFLEAIIAVGIVFFALYQIKPKNNQVAPKLLVNSDAKKVAPFVDATGAHAGALLGDVRHDPYQSGGLGTPAHERVESGMIHKANKGVLYIDEIGTMNMKTQQQLLTALQEHKFQITGQSDNSSGAMVRTEAVPCDFVLVAAGNLEVLKDMHIALRSRIRGYGYEVFMKDTMKDTPENRQKLGQFVAQEVKNDGRIPHFNKEAVAEVIKEAQRRAGKKDSLTLKLRDLGGLVRAAGDVAVEEGAPEVTIEHVYEAKKQSRTLEQQIADRYIVQRKEYSVFNNQGSAIGCINGLAVIGNSSGIVLPIAAEAAPSQSKEEGKIIAAGKLGDIAKEAVQNVGAIIKKSIGKDISNYDIHIQFVQSYDGVEGDSASVSMATAIISAIEDIPIDQTLALTGSLSVRGNVLPVGGVTYKIEAAAESGMKRVLIPASNKDDVLIEKKYQDKIEIIPVNTLAEVLEYALIGPKKEQFIKELKKNKMDRIKEIIPNPSDIITSNPSSSEN; encoded by the coding sequence ATGCTAATAGACCAGATAATAGGACAAGAAGAAGCAGTAGAAAAAATCAAAAAAGCAGCAAAACAAAGAAGAAACGTACTCCTCATAGGAGAACCAGGAATCGGTAAATCAATGATTGCAAAAGCAATGGCAGAACTACTACCACCAGAAGAACTACAAGACATACTAATATACCCAAACCTAGAAGACCCAAACAACCCACTAGTAGGAGTAATGCCAGCAGGACAAGGAGCAAAAATAATAGAAAACAGCAAAAAAAATGTTAAAAGCCAGGAAGAAAGAAAAAACATCCTAACAGTAGCAATCATAGGATTAATAATGGCAATAGGTTTCATAACAGGCCAATTCCTAGAAGCAATCATAGCAGTAGGAATCGTATTCTTCGCATTATACCAGATAAAACCAAAAAACAACCAAGTCGCACCAAAACTCCTAGTAAACAGTGACGCAAAAAAAGTAGCACCATTCGTAGATGCAACCGGAGCACACGCAGGAGCATTACTCGGTGACGTAAGACACGACCCATACCAATCAGGAGGACTTGGAACTCCAGCACACGAAAGAGTAGAAAGTGGTATGATACACAAAGCAAACAAGGGAGTACTATACATTGACGAAATCGGTACAATGAACATGAAAACACAACAACAATTACTAACTGCACTACAAGAACACAAATTCCAAATAACAGGACAAAGTGACAACAGTAGTGGAGCAATGGTAAGAACAGAAGCAGTACCATGTGATTTCGTATTAGTAGCAGCAGGAAACCTAGAAGTACTAAAAGACATGCACATAGCATTAAGATCAAGAATAAGAGGATACGGTTACGAAGTATTCATGAAAGACACCATGAAAGACACACCAGAAAACCGTCAAAAACTAGGACAATTCGTAGCACAAGAAGTAAAAAATGATGGAAGAATACCACACTTCAACAAAGAAGCAGTAGCAGAAGTAATTAAAGAAGCACAAAGAAGAGCAGGAAAAAAAGACTCATTAACCCTTAAACTAAGAGACCTTGGTGGACTAGTTCGTGCAGCAGGAGACGTAGCAGTAGAAGAAGGAGCACCAGAAGTAACAATAGAACACGTATACGAAGCTAAAAAACAATCCAGAACACTAGAACAACAAATAGCAGACAGATACATTGTACAAAGAAAAGAATACAGTGTATTCAACAACCAAGGATCAGCAATCGGATGCATCAACGGATTAGCAGTAATAGGTAACTCAAGCGGTATCGTACTACCTATTGCAGCAGAAGCAGCACCATCACAAAGTAAAGAAGAAGGTAAAATAATTGCAGCAGGAAAACTAGGAGACATAGCAAAAGAAGCAGTACAAAATGTAGGGGCAATTATTAAGAAAAGCATTGGAAAAGACATATCCAATTACGATATCCACATACAATTTGTACAATCATATGATGGAGTCGAAGGAGACAGTGCAAGTGTATCCATGGCAACAGCAATCATATCAGCTATCGAAGACATACCTATTGATCAAACATTAGCATTAACAGGTTCATTAAGCGTAAGAGGTAATGTATTGCCAGTAGGTGGAGTAACCTACAAAATAGAAGCCGCAGCTGAATCCGGTATGAAAAGAGTACTTATACCTGCATCAAACAAGGATGATGTGTTAATAGAGAAAAAATACCAGGACAAGATAGAAATCATACCAGTCAACACTCTTGCAGAAGTTCTTGAATATGCATTAATTGGTCCTAAAAAAGAACAATTCATCAAAGAATTGAAAAAAAATAAAATGGACAGAATTAAAGAGATTATACCAAATCCTTCAGACATCATCACTTCCAATCCTTCCTCATCAGAAAACTAA
- the cobQ gene encoding cobyric acid synthase CobQ, which translates to MKYIMFQGTSSNAGKTLTVAALCNILSRRGYRVTPFKSQNMSLNSYTTKDNKEMSIAQVMQAEAAGIEPDCNMNPILLKPKGEFLSQVIVQGKPAGDMRFDDYQNNFRDEAIVAVKDSLNQLKDDYDIVILEGAGSPAEINMYDKDIANMFMARLTDADVILVADIDQGGVFASIVGTYFLLPEEDRNRIKGVIINKFRGVASVLDSGIEKVEEITGIPIIGIMPFDETLNLPEEDSASLTTHQFSENEKITIGTLRLPKISNFTDIDPLDYEPDVGIKLVSIYDDFEGLDALVIPGTRNTVDDIEELKKSGAFDKIKELSKKIPIFGICGGYQMLSTEILDPNCIESDHGTVEGLGLIDMQTKFGEIEKVVKQSEATVIEDSEIGFKKGTAVTGYELHEAITILGENTKPFLKLSKGHGNNPDCEYDGAIQGNICGTYFHGIFHNYEFRRNFTDYLRVQKGLEPLGLTGDTFKESKRVNYNQLGDLFTKNVDMSFFDKLLGDLD; encoded by the coding sequence ATGAAGTACATAATGTTTCAAGGAACATCATCAAATGCAGGAAAAACATTAACAGTAGCTGCATTATGTAATATACTATCACGGAGAGGATACAGAGTAACTCCATTCAAATCACAAAACATGTCCCTAAACTCATACACAACAAAAGACAATAAAGAAATGTCAATAGCACAAGTAATGCAAGCAGAAGCAGCTGGAATAGAACCAGATTGTAACATGAATCCAATCCTACTAAAACCAAAAGGCGAATTCTTATCCCAAGTCATAGTTCAAGGAAAACCAGCAGGAGATATGAGATTCGATGACTATCAAAACAATTTCAGAGACGAAGCAATCGTAGCAGTAAAAGATTCATTAAATCAACTAAAAGATGACTATGACATAGTAATACTAGAAGGTGCAGGATCACCAGCAGAAATAAACATGTACGACAAAGATATTGCAAACATGTTCATGGCAAGATTAACAGATGCTGATGTAATACTTGTTGCAGATATAGACCAAGGAGGAGTATTTGCATCAATCGTAGGAACATACTTCCTATTACCCGAAGAAGATAGAAACAGAATCAAGGGAGTTATAATAAACAAATTCAGAGGAGTAGCAAGCGTTCTTGACTCAGGAATAGAAAAAGTGGAAGAAATCACAGGAATACCAATAATAGGTATCATGCCCTTTGATGAAACACTAAACTTACCAGAAGAAGATTCAGCATCACTAACAACACACCAATTCAGTGAAAACGAAAAAATTACAATAGGAACATTAAGACTTCCAAAAATATCTAACTTCACAGACATAGACCCACTAGATTACGAACCAGATGTAGGTATAAAATTAGTGAGCATATACGATGACTTTGAAGGATTAGATGCACTAGTAATACCAGGGACACGTAACACAGTAGATGATATTGAAGAACTAAAAAAATCAGGAGCATTTGACAAAATCAAGGAATTATCCAAGAAAATACCAATATTCGGTATATGTGGTGGTTATCAAATGTTATCCACAGAAATACTTGATCCTAACTGCATAGAATCAGATCATGGTACTGTGGAAGGTCTTGGATTAATAGACATGCAAACAAAATTTGGAGAAATAGAAAAAGTAGTAAAACAGAGTGAAGCAACAGTAATTGAGGATAGTGAAATAGGATTTAAAAAAGGCACTGCAGTAACAGGGTATGAATTACACGAAGCTATAACAATCCTTGGAGAAAATACTAAACCATTCCTAAAATTAAGCAAAGGTCATGGAAACAATCCGGACTGTGAATATGATGGTGCTATTCAGGGAAATATTTGTGGAACTTACTTCCATGGAATATTCCATAACTATGAATTTAGAAGAAACTTCACAGACTACCTTAGAGTACAAAAAGGATTGGAACCATTAGGGTTAACCGGTGACACATTCAAGGAATCCAAACGTGTAAATTATAATCAATTAGGTGATTTATTCACTAAAAATGTTGACATGTCTTTCTTTGACAAATTATTAGGTGATTTAGATTAA
- a CDS encoding VWA domain-containing protein — protein sequence MTNEKILTLSYHLRYQGVNVSIRSTIMASKIWNNYKNKFTLKELKEALKSVYVKNKEDIVKYERSFDYVFIFNRNTKNNPADQEHIEVKEQATPQKIDKSKPIEDTTRETMIRRRLEHKKVVDKSILGDELSTLNSIDYRVFEICNEFSKKIANQRSIRKKKNKSHTIDIPKTIRKNLKVGGHLIDLVHKKPPLKKSKHLFLCDISGSCEWATTWFFSLLTGCHESFDKITVDAFDHRIVDITHALDVEYRNSFQVNVGLQSLGLRPRGHSDMTKAFTDFLKKSDLNRNTDVILLTDCRDWTGQRKNGILESATILHQIVVKSRKVMILNPEKKVRWNTPTSCVRDYEEAGAKVYQTSTLKEFAKVIKEI from the coding sequence ATGACAAATGAAAAAATATTAACACTATCCTACCACCTAAGATACCAAGGAGTAAACGTTAGCATAAGAAGCACAATAATGGCCTCCAAAATATGGAACAACTACAAAAATAAATTCACATTAAAAGAACTTAAAGAAGCTCTAAAAAGTGTATACGTAAAAAATAAGGAAGATATTGTTAAATATGAACGTTCATTTGACTACGTGTTCATCTTTAATCGAAACACCAAAAACAATCCCGCAGACCAAGAACACATAGAAGTAAAAGAACAAGCAACCCCCCAAAAAATTGATAAAAGCAAACCAATAGAAGACACAACCAGAGAAACCATGATTCGACGACGGCTTGAACATAAAAAAGTAGTTGACAAAAGCATACTAGGTGATGAACTTTCAACCCTAAACAGTATTGATTACAGAGTATTTGAAATATGCAACGAATTCAGTAAAAAAATAGCAAACCAGAGATCAATACGAAAAAAGAAGAACAAATCACACACAATAGACATACCAAAAACCATAAGAAAAAATCTTAAAGTTGGAGGACACCTAATAGACCTAGTCCATAAAAAACCACCACTAAAAAAATCAAAACACCTATTCCTATGTGACATAAGTGGATCATGCGAATGGGCTACAACATGGTTCTTCTCATTACTAACAGGATGCCATGAATCATTTGATAAAATTACAGTTGACGCATTTGATCATAGAATCGTTGACATAACCCATGCACTGGATGTTGAATATAGAAATTCATTCCAAGTAAACGTGGGACTTCAATCCCTAGGTCTTAGGCCAAGAGGACATTCAGATATGACAAAAGCTTTCACTGATTTTCTAAAGAAATCAGATCTTAATCGTAACACAGATGTGATTCTTTTAACAGACTGCCGTGACTGGACCGGTCAAAGAAAGAATGGAATCCTGGAAAGTGCTACAATCTTGCATCAAATTGTTGTAAAGTCAAGAAAAGTTATGATATTAAATCCTGAAAAAAAAGTTAGGTGGAACACACCTACCAGTTGTGTTCGAGACTACGAAGAAGCAGGTGCAAAAGTTTATCAGACAAGTACCTTAAAAGAGTTTGCTAAGGTTATTAAAGAGATTTAA